One window of Ralstonia pickettii DTP0602 genomic DNA carries:
- a CDS encoding FmdB family transcriptional regulator, whose translation MWVGGRAGFRGPRSFRPRRRCPPLYRSRRFSREINTMPIYAYRCDACGHGRDVLQKMSDAPLTDCPSCGTAGAFKKQLTAAGFQLKGSGWYVTDFRGGSGGASAPAKAADAAGAGGAAAASVPAAAESSTSTASATPAAGGCGSACACH comes from the coding sequence ATGTGGGTCGGCGGGCGCGCGGGTTTCCGCGGTCCCCGCAGTTTCCGGCCCCGGCGGCGATGCCCGCCTTTGTACCGATCCCGACGTTTTTCTCGCGAAATTAACACCATGCCGATCTATGCCTACCGTTGCGACGCCTGCGGCCACGGGCGCGATGTGCTGCAGAAAATGAGCGATGCCCCGCTGACCGACTGCCCGTCGTGCGGCACCGCTGGCGCGTTCAAGAAGCAGCTGACCGCAGCCGGTTTCCAGCTCAAGGGCTCCGGCTGGTACGTGACCGACTTCCGCGGCGGCAGCGGCGGTGCCAGCGCGCCCGCCAAGGCCGCTGATGCCGCTGGTGCGGGTGGCGCGGCCGCGGCCAGCGTCCCGGCCGCGGCTGAGTCGTCGACCAGCACCGCCTCGGCCACGCCGGCCGCCGGCGGTTGCGGCAGCGCCTGCGCTTGCCACTGA